The proteins below are encoded in one region of Deferribacter autotrophicus:
- a CDS encoding IS110 family transposase encodes MKNDKFAFFIGVDVSKDKFNCAIINNKLELLKEAEFQMDIDGFNSFYDLIKKYDSSIIALESTGSYHINLLASLVSKKKDVCLINPALIKKFAQSVTLRKTKTDKIDAVIIAKFIAKNIEHFNYFALPESNDIIALARMREHITQQIARVKTQLKQHLTVVFPELVANANVFTQSILHILKHMPTAEIIRNANEDDIQKILDELKFAHKSNITPQKLISLAKSSIGISSDIWATVIKEDVEMLIFLNSRLDNITKEFIDKIKSSKKDDMEIITSIKGINDITAAHFLAEIKDINRFANKGKLAAYAGIDPAIKQSGSMYSNGRISKKGSRSLRRILYLMASGVMKFNEYFRAYYLKKKEEGMPHRKAMIALCNKLVRVLYAMLTKKEVFHMPKLS; translated from the coding sequence ATGAAAAATGACAAATTTGCTTTCTTTATAGGTGTTGATGTTTCCAAAGATAAGTTTAATTGCGCTATTATTAACAATAAGCTTGAACTTCTCAAAGAAGCTGAATTTCAAATGGACATTGATGGTTTTAACAGCTTCTATGACTTGATTAAAAAGTATGACTCCTCTATCATTGCTCTTGAATCTACTGGCAGCTATCACATTAACCTCTTAGCATCCCTTGTATCCAAAAAGAAAGATGTCTGTCTTATTAATCCAGCTCTCATCAAAAAATTTGCCCAATCCGTTACTCTCAGAAAAACCAAAACCGATAAAATTGATGCTGTTATCATTGCTAAATTTATAGCTAAGAATATTGAACATTTCAATTATTTTGCTCTTCCTGAGTCCAATGATATTATCGCACTTGCCAGGATGAGAGAACATATTACTCAGCAGATTGCAAGAGTTAAGACTCAGCTTAAACAGCATCTTACTGTAGTATTTCCTGAACTTGTGGCAAATGCCAATGTATTTACTCAATCCATTTTGCATATCCTTAAACATATGCCTACAGCTGAAATCATCAGGAATGCTAATGAAGATGATATTCAAAAGATTCTTGATGAATTGAAGTTTGCACATAAGTCAAATATTACCCCTCAGAAGCTCATATCCCTTGCTAAATCCTCCATTGGTATTTCCTCTGATATCTGGGCTACTGTCATCAAAGAAGATGTTGAAATGCTCATATTTCTTAATAGCCGACTTGATAATATTACGAAGGAATTTATTGATAAAATAAAATCTTCCAAAAAAGATGATATGGAGATTATTACTTCTATCAAAGGAATTAATGATATTACCGCTGCCCATTTTCTTGCAGAAATTAAAGATATAAACAGATTTGCCAACAAAGGTAAACTTGCTGCCTATGCCGGGATAGATCCTGCTATTAAACAATCCGGAAGTATGTATAGTAACGGCAGAATAAGTAAAAAAGGATCCCGGTCCCTTAGGCGTATTCTTTATCTTATGGCAAGTGGTGTTATGAAGTTTAATGAGTATTTTAGAGCGTATTATTTGAAAAAGAAGGAGGAAGGTATGCCTCATAGAAAAGCTATGATTGCATTGTGTAACAAACTTGTGCGTGTACTTTATGCCATGCTTACAAAAAAAGAGGTTTTTCATATGCCTAAATTATCTTAA
- the nikR gene encoding nickel-responsive transcriptional regulator NikR, with amino-acid sequence MGVVRFGVSLPRDIAHQFDDAIKKEGYETRSKAIYDLIKKYITQSKWQHGEKIAGIISILYDHHEKDAVNTLLEIQHEYHDIIISSQHIHLDHDNCFEVIIVKGKSNEVEGLYRRLKTLKNIKDTSLTVADIS; translated from the coding sequence ATGGGTGTAGTCAGGTTTGGAGTATCACTTCCAAGAGATATAGCACATCAGTTTGACGATGCAATAAAAAAGGAAGGTTATGAGACCAGATCAAAGGCAATTTATGATTTAATAAAAAAATATATTACTCAAAGTAAATGGCAACATGGGGAAAAAATTGCAGGAATAATTTCGATACTCTATGACCATCATGAAAAGGATGCAGTTAATACACTTTTGGAAATACAACATGAGTATCATGATATTATAATTTCATCACAGCATATACATCTAGACCATGATAACTGTTTCGAAGTTATAATTGTAAAAGGGAAAAGTAATGAGGTGGAAGGGCTTTATAGACGTTTAAAAACACTTAAAAATATCAAGGATACATCTTTAACGGTTGCAGATATTTCATAA